The following proteins come from a genomic window of Prionailurus viverrinus isolate Anna chromosome D1, UM_Priviv_1.0, whole genome shotgun sequence:
- the PHLDB1 gene encoding pleckstrin homology-like domain family B member 1 isoform X6, with translation MDALNRNQVGPGCKTQAMVKKGPLDLIETGKGLKVQTDKPHLVSLGSGRLSTAITLLPLEEGKTVIGSAARDISLQGPGLAPEHCYIENLRGTLTLYPCGNACSIDGLPVRQPTRLTQGCMLCLGQSTFLRFNHPAEAKWMKSMIPAGGRAPGPPYGPGSESESLVNGNHAPQPATRGPSACASHSSLVSSIEKDLQEIMDSLVLEEPGAAGKKPAATSPLSPMANGGRYLLSPPTSPGAMSVGSSYENTSPAFSPLSSPASSGSCASHSPSGQEPAPSVPPLVPARSSSYHLALQPPQSRPGGARSSESPRLGRKGGHERPPSPGLRGLLTDSPAATVLAEARRATESPRLGGQLPVVAINLSEYPASGARSQPTSIPGSPKLQPPVPAPRNKIGTLQDRPPSPFRELPGTERVLTTSPSRQLVGRTFSDGSATRTLQPPESPRLGRRGLDSMRELPPLSPSLSRRALSPMPTRTTPDPKLTREVVESPRARRWAAHGAAPEDFSLTLGARGRRTRSPSPTLGESLAPRKGSFSGRLSPAYSLGSLTGASPRQSPHAQRKLSSGDLRVPVTRERKNSITEISDNEDDLLEYHRRQHQERLWEQEMERLERQRLETILNLCAEYSRADGAPEAGELPSIGEAAAALALAGRRPSRGLSAATGASGRGTEEPGGATQRLWECVDRSDEENLKEECSSTESTQQEHEDAPSAKLQGEVLALEEERAQVLGRVEQLKVRVKELEQQLQESAREAEMERALLQGEREAERALLQKEQKAVDQLQEKLVTLETGIQKERDKERAELAAGRRHLEARQALYAELQTQLDNCPESVREQLQEQLRREAEALETETKLFEDLEFQQLERESRVEEERELAGQGLLRSKAELLRSITKRKNRNRLSRELSKMVYVRTAWAPILERLAVLDSQAGQIRAQAVQESERLARDKNASLQLLQKEKEKLTMLERRYHSLTGGRPFPKTTSTLKEVYRSKMDGEATSPLPRTRSGPLPSSSGSSSSSSQLSVATLGRSPSPKSVLLAQNGTSSLPRNLAATLQDIETKRQLALQQKGESLPAEPPPTDDPAGQQVIEEQRRRLAELKQKAAAEAQCQWDALHGAAPFPPGPSGFPPLMHHSILHHLPAGRERGEDGEHAYDTLSLESSDSMETSISTGGTSACSPDTVSSVSGLDVGKIEEMEKMLKEAHAEKSRLMESRERELELRRQALEEERRRREQVERRLQSESARRQQLVEKEVKMREKQFSQARPLTRYLPIRKEDFDLKTHIESSGHGVDTCLHVVLSSKVCRGYLVKMGGKIKSWKKRWFVFDRLKRTLSYYVDKHETKLKGVIYFQAIEEVYYDHLRSAAKSPNPALTFCVKTHDRLYYMVAPSAEAMRIWMDVIVTGAEGYTQFMN, from the exons ATGGACGCTCTTAATAGGAACCAGGTGGGCCCTGGGTGCAAGACCCAAGCAATGGTCAAG AAAGGGCCCTTGGACCTGATTGAGACAGGCAAAGGGCTGAAGGTGCAAACGGACAAACCCCATCTGGTGAGCCTGGGCAGTGGGCGGCTCAGCACAGCTATCACCCTTCTGCCGCTGGAGGAAG GGAAGACCGTGATTGGCTCTGCGGCCAGGGACATCTCCCTGCAGGGTCCAGGCTTGGCTCCAGAGCACTGCTACATTGAGAACCTGCGGGGCACCCTCACCCTCTACCCGTGTGGCAATGCCTGCAGTATCGACGGGCTCCCTGTCCGGCAGCCCACCCGGCTCACTCAGG GCTGTATGTTGTGCCTGGGTCAGTCGACCTTCCTGCGCTTTAACCACCCGGCTGAAGCCAAGTGGATGAAGAGTATGATTCCGGCAGGGGgccgggcccccgggccccccTACGGTCCTGGCTCAG AATCGGAAAGCCTGGTGAATGGGAACCACGCGCCACAGCCCGCGACCCGGGGCCCCTCTGCCTGCGCCAGCCACAGTTCCCTGGTGAGCTCTATTGAGAAGGACCTGCAGGAGATCATGGATTCGCTGGTGCTAGAGGAGCCCGGAGCGGCCGGCAAGAAGCCTGCCGCGACTTCCCCACTGTCGCCAATGGCTAATGGTGGGCGCTACTTGCTGTCCCCGCCAACCAGCCCTGGTGCCATGTCTGTGGGCTCCAGCTACGAGAACACCTCTCCAGCCTTCTCTCCGCTCTCCTCACCAGCCAGCAGTGGGAGCTGTGCCAGCCACTCACCCAGCGGGCAGGAGCCAGCACCTTCCGTGCCGCCGCTGGTGCCTGCCCGTTCCTCTAGCTACCACCTGGCCCTGCAGCCCCCACAGTCCCGACCGGGCGGTGCCCGCTCCTCCGAGAGCCCCCGGCTGGGCCGGAAAGGGGGTCACGAGAGGCCTCCCAGCCCCGGCCTCCGAGGTCTGCTGACGGACAGCCCCGCGGCCACTGTCTTGGCGGAGGCCCGCAGAGCCACCGAGAGCCCCCGGCTGGGTGGGCAGCTGCCCGTGGTGGCCATCAACCTGAGTGAATACCCAGCTTCTGGTGCCCGAAGCCAGCCCACGAGCATTCCTGGAAGCCCCAAGTTGCAGCCTCCGGTCCCTGCTCCCCGAAACAAGATCGGCACCCTCCAGGACCGCCCCCCCAGCCCTTTCCGTGAGCTGCCAGGCACCGAGCGGGTGCTGACAACCAGCCCCTCACGCCAGCTGGTGGGCCGAACATTTTCAGATGGGTCAGCCACCCGCACCCTGCAGCCTCCTGAGAGTCCCCGCCTGGGCCGGCGGGGCCTGGACAGCATGCGGGAACTCCCTCCGTTGAGCCCGTCTCTGTCGCGACGGGCTCTCTCCCCCATGCCCACCAGGACTACGCCAGATCCCAAGCTAACCAGGGAAGTGGTGGAGAGTCCGCGGGCCCGGCGCTGGGCAGCCCACGGGGCGGCACCGGAGGACTTCTCCCTGACGCTGGGGGCACGGGGCCGTAGGACACGGAGCCCCTCACCCACGCTCGGGGAGTCACTGGCACCCCGCAAGGGCAGCTTCAGTGGCAGGCTGAGCCCAGCCTATAGTCTGGGCTCTCTGACCGGGGCTTCGCCCCGCCAGAGCCCCCATGCCCAGAGGAAGCTGTCCAGTGGGGACTTGCGGGTGCCTGTCACTCGGGAGCGGAAAAATAGCATCACGGAGATCAGTGACAACGAGGACGACCTCCTGGAGTACCACCGGCGGCAGCACCAAGAACGGCTCTGGGAGCAGGAGATGGAGAGACTG GAACGCCAGCGCCTGGAGACCATCCTGAACCTGTGTGCCGAGTACAGCCGGGCCGACGGGGCACCCGAGGCTGGGGAGCTGCCCAGCATCGGGGAAGCCGCCGCAGCATTGGCGCTGGCGGGCCGGAGGCCCTCACGAGGCCTTTCAGCGGCCACCGGAGCCTCTGGGCGGGGCACCGAGGAGCCCGGGGGTGCCACCCAGCGCCTGTGGGAGTGCGTGGACCGCTCAGATGAGGAGAATCTCAAGGAGGAGTGCAGCAGCACTGAGAGCACCCAGCAggag catGAAGATGCACCCAGCGCCAAGCTCCAGGGGGAGGTGCTGGCCCTGGAAGAGGAGCGGGCTCAGGTGTTGGGGCGAGTGGAGCAGCTCAAGGTCCGTGTGAAGGAGCTCGAGCAGCAGCTGCAGGAGTCCGCCCGCGAG GCTGAAATGGAACGAGCATTgctgcagggggagagggaggcagagcggGCGTTGCTGCAGAAGGAGCAGAAGGCCGTGGACCAGCTGCAGGAAAAGTTGGTGACCTTGGAAACCGGCATCCAGAAGGAGAGGGACAAG GAGAGGGCGGAGCTGGCCGCGGGACGGAGGCACCTGGAGGCCCGCCAGGCGCTCTACGCCGAGCTCCAGACGCAGCTCGATAACTGCCCCGAGTCAGTGCGGGAACAGTTACAGGAGCAGCTGAGAAGG GAGGCCGAGGCCCTGGAGACGGAGACAAAGCTGTTTGAGGACTTGGAGTTCCAGCAGCTGGAGCGGGAGAGCCGCGTGGAGGAGGAGCGTGAGCTGGCGGGCCAGGGGCTGCTCCGGAGCAAGGCCGAGCTGCTCCGGAGCATCACCAAGAGGAAG AACAGGAACAGGCTGTCAAGAGAACTAAGCAAGATGGTGTATGTGAGGACAGCGTGGGCTCCGATCCTA GAGCGCCTGGCAGTCCTGGACAGTCAGGCCGGGCAGATCCGGGCCCAGGCCGTGCAAGAGTCCGAGCGCCTGGCGCGGGACAAGAACGCCTCCCTGCAGCTGCTGCAGAAG GAGAAGGAGAAACTCACGATGCTGGAAAGAAGGTACCACTCACTCACGGGAGGCAGGCCTTTCCCGAAGACCACGTCGACCCTCAAAGAG GTTTACCGCTCCAAGATGGATGGTGAGGCCACCAGCCCCCTGCCCCGGACCCGCAgcggccccctcccctcttcctctggctcttcttcctcctcctcccagctcaGCGTGGCTACCCTGGGCCGTAGCCCCTCCCCAAAG AGTGTCCTCCTTGCCCAGAATGGCACGAGCAGCCTTCCTCGCAACCTGGCGGCCACGCTGCAGGACATTGAGACCAAGCGCCAGCTGGCCCTGCAGCAGAAGG GCGAGTCGCTTCCTGCCGAGCCCCCCCCAACCGACGACCCAGCAG GGCAGCAGGTGATCGAGGAGCAGCGGCGGCGCCTGGCCGAGCTGAAGCAGAAGGCTGCGGCCGAGGCGCAGTGCCAGTGGGATGCCCTGCACGGGGCGGCCCCCTTCCCGCCCGGCCCCTCGGGCTTCCCCCCGCTCATGCACCACTCCATCCTGCACCACCTGCCGGCCGGCCGAGAGCGCGGGGAGGACGGCGAGCACGCCTACGACACCCTGAGCCTGGAGAGCTCCGACAGCATGGAGACCAGCATCTCCACGGGCGGCACCTCGGCCTGCTCCCCGGACACCGTGTCCAG CGTGAGCGGCCTGGACGTGGGGAAGATCGAGGAGATGGAGAAGATGCTGAAAGAAGCGCACGCGGAGAAGAGCCGCCTCATGGAGTCGAGG GAGCGGGAGCTGGAGCTCCGGAGGCAGGCCCTGGAGGAGGAGCGGAGGCGGCGGGAGCAGGTGGAACGGAGGCTGCAGAGCGAGAGCGCCAGGAGGCAGCAGCTGGTGGAGAAGGAGGTCAAGATGCGGGAGAAACAGTTCTCCCAG GCACGACCCCTGACTCGCTACCTGCCAATCCGGAAGGAGGACTTTGATCTGAAGACCCACATTGAGTCGTCGGGCCACGGTGTCGATACCTGCCTGCACGTGGTGCTCAGCAGCAAG GTCTGCCGCGGCTACTTGGTCAAGATGGGGGGCAAGATTAAGTCGTGGAAGAAGCGCTGGTTTGTCTTCGACCGGCTCAAGCGCACCCTTTCCTATTATGTGG
- the PHLDB1 gene encoding pleckstrin homology-like domain family B member 1 isoform X8, with the protein MLCLGQSTFLRFNHPAEAKWMKSMIPAGGRAPGPPYGPGSESESLVNGNHAPQPATRGPSACASHSSLVSSIEKDLQEIMDSLVLEEPGAAGKKPAATSPLSPMANGGRYLLSPPTSPGAMSVGSSYENTSPAFSPLSSPASSGSCASHSPSGQEPAPSVPPLVPARSSSYHLALQPPQSRPGGARSSESPRLGRKGGHERPPSPGLRGLLTDSPAATVLAEARRATESPRLGGQLPVVAINLSEYPASGARSQPTSIPGSPKLQPPVPAPRNKIGTLQDRPPSPFRELPGTERVLTTSPSRQLVGRTFSDGSATRTLQPPESPRLGRRGLDSMRELPPLSPSLSRRALSPMPTRTTPDPKLTREVVESPRARRWAAHGAAPEDFSLTLGARGRRTRSPSPTLGESLAPRKGSFSGRLSPAYSLGSLTGASPRQSPHAQRKLSSGDLRVPVTRERKNSITEISDNEDDLLEYHRRQHQERLWEQEMERLERQRLETILNLCAEYSRADGAPEAGELPSIGEAAAALALAGRRPSRGLSAATGASGRGTEEPGGATQRLWECVDRSDEENLKEECSSTESTQQEHEDAPSAKLQGEVLALEEERAQVLGRVEQLKVRVKELEQQLQESAREAEMERALLQGEREAERALLQKEQKAVDQLQEKLVTLETGIQKERDKERAELAAGRRHLEARQALYAELQTQLDNCPESVREQLQEQLRREAEALETETKLFEDLEFQQLERESRVEEERELAGQGLLRSKAELLRSITKRKNRNRLSRELSKMVYVRTAWAPILERLAVLDSQAGQIRAQAVQESERLARDKNASLQLLQKEKEKLTMLERRYHSLTGGRPFPKTTSTLKEVYRSKMDGEATSPLPRTRSGPLPSSSGSSSSSSQLSVATLGRSPSPKSVLLAQNGTSSLPRNLAATLQDIETKRQLALQQKGESLPAEPPPTDDPAGQQVIEEQRRRLAELKQKAAAEAQCQWDALHGAAPFPPGPSGFPPLMHHSILHHLPAGRERGEDGEHAYDTLSLESSDSMETSISTGGTSACSPDTVSSVSGLDVGKIEEMEKMLKEAHAEKSRLMESRERELELRRQALEEERRRREQVERRLQSESARRQQLVEKEVKMREKQFSQARPLTRYLPIRKEDFDLKTHIESSGHGVDTCLHVVLSSKVCRGYLVKMGGKIKSWKKRWFVFDRLKRTLSYYVDKHETKLKGVIYFQAIEEVYYDHLRSAAKSPNPALTFCVKTHDRLYYMVAPSAEAMRIWMDVIVTGAEGYTQFMN; encoded by the exons ATGTTGTGCCTGGGTCAGTCGACCTTCCTGCGCTTTAACCACCCGGCTGAAGCCAAGTGGATGAAGAGTATGATTCCGGCAGGGGgccgggcccccgggccccccTACGGTCCTGGCTCAG AATCGGAAAGCCTGGTGAATGGGAACCACGCGCCACAGCCCGCGACCCGGGGCCCCTCTGCCTGCGCCAGCCACAGTTCCCTGGTGAGCTCTATTGAGAAGGACCTGCAGGAGATCATGGATTCGCTGGTGCTAGAGGAGCCCGGAGCGGCCGGCAAGAAGCCTGCCGCGACTTCCCCACTGTCGCCAATGGCTAATGGTGGGCGCTACTTGCTGTCCCCGCCAACCAGCCCTGGTGCCATGTCTGTGGGCTCCAGCTACGAGAACACCTCTCCAGCCTTCTCTCCGCTCTCCTCACCAGCCAGCAGTGGGAGCTGTGCCAGCCACTCACCCAGCGGGCAGGAGCCAGCACCTTCCGTGCCGCCGCTGGTGCCTGCCCGTTCCTCTAGCTACCACCTGGCCCTGCAGCCCCCACAGTCCCGACCGGGCGGTGCCCGCTCCTCCGAGAGCCCCCGGCTGGGCCGGAAAGGGGGTCACGAGAGGCCTCCCAGCCCCGGCCTCCGAGGTCTGCTGACGGACAGCCCCGCGGCCACTGTCTTGGCGGAGGCCCGCAGAGCCACCGAGAGCCCCCGGCTGGGTGGGCAGCTGCCCGTGGTGGCCATCAACCTGAGTGAATACCCAGCTTCTGGTGCCCGAAGCCAGCCCACGAGCATTCCTGGAAGCCCCAAGTTGCAGCCTCCGGTCCCTGCTCCCCGAAACAAGATCGGCACCCTCCAGGACCGCCCCCCCAGCCCTTTCCGTGAGCTGCCAGGCACCGAGCGGGTGCTGACAACCAGCCCCTCACGCCAGCTGGTGGGCCGAACATTTTCAGATGGGTCAGCCACCCGCACCCTGCAGCCTCCTGAGAGTCCCCGCCTGGGCCGGCGGGGCCTGGACAGCATGCGGGAACTCCCTCCGTTGAGCCCGTCTCTGTCGCGACGGGCTCTCTCCCCCATGCCCACCAGGACTACGCCAGATCCCAAGCTAACCAGGGAAGTGGTGGAGAGTCCGCGGGCCCGGCGCTGGGCAGCCCACGGGGCGGCACCGGAGGACTTCTCCCTGACGCTGGGGGCACGGGGCCGTAGGACACGGAGCCCCTCACCCACGCTCGGGGAGTCACTGGCACCCCGCAAGGGCAGCTTCAGTGGCAGGCTGAGCCCAGCCTATAGTCTGGGCTCTCTGACCGGGGCTTCGCCCCGCCAGAGCCCCCATGCCCAGAGGAAGCTGTCCAGTGGGGACTTGCGGGTGCCTGTCACTCGGGAGCGGAAAAATAGCATCACGGAGATCAGTGACAACGAGGACGACCTCCTGGAGTACCACCGGCGGCAGCACCAAGAACGGCTCTGGGAGCAGGAGATGGAGAGACTG GAACGCCAGCGCCTGGAGACCATCCTGAACCTGTGTGCCGAGTACAGCCGGGCCGACGGGGCACCCGAGGCTGGGGAGCTGCCCAGCATCGGGGAAGCCGCCGCAGCATTGGCGCTGGCGGGCCGGAGGCCCTCACGAGGCCTTTCAGCGGCCACCGGAGCCTCTGGGCGGGGCACCGAGGAGCCCGGGGGTGCCACCCAGCGCCTGTGGGAGTGCGTGGACCGCTCAGATGAGGAGAATCTCAAGGAGGAGTGCAGCAGCACTGAGAGCACCCAGCAggag catGAAGATGCACCCAGCGCCAAGCTCCAGGGGGAGGTGCTGGCCCTGGAAGAGGAGCGGGCTCAGGTGTTGGGGCGAGTGGAGCAGCTCAAGGTCCGTGTGAAGGAGCTCGAGCAGCAGCTGCAGGAGTCCGCCCGCGAG GCTGAAATGGAACGAGCATTgctgcagggggagagggaggcagagcggGCGTTGCTGCAGAAGGAGCAGAAGGCCGTGGACCAGCTGCAGGAAAAGTTGGTGACCTTGGAAACCGGCATCCAGAAGGAGAGGGACAAG GAGAGGGCGGAGCTGGCCGCGGGACGGAGGCACCTGGAGGCCCGCCAGGCGCTCTACGCCGAGCTCCAGACGCAGCTCGATAACTGCCCCGAGTCAGTGCGGGAACAGTTACAGGAGCAGCTGAGAAGG GAGGCCGAGGCCCTGGAGACGGAGACAAAGCTGTTTGAGGACTTGGAGTTCCAGCAGCTGGAGCGGGAGAGCCGCGTGGAGGAGGAGCGTGAGCTGGCGGGCCAGGGGCTGCTCCGGAGCAAGGCCGAGCTGCTCCGGAGCATCACCAAGAGGAAG AACAGGAACAGGCTGTCAAGAGAACTAAGCAAGATGGTGTATGTGAGGACAGCGTGGGCTCCGATCCTA GAGCGCCTGGCAGTCCTGGACAGTCAGGCCGGGCAGATCCGGGCCCAGGCCGTGCAAGAGTCCGAGCGCCTGGCGCGGGACAAGAACGCCTCCCTGCAGCTGCTGCAGAAG GAGAAGGAGAAACTCACGATGCTGGAAAGAAGGTACCACTCACTCACGGGAGGCAGGCCTTTCCCGAAGACCACGTCGACCCTCAAAGAG GTTTACCGCTCCAAGATGGATGGTGAGGCCACCAGCCCCCTGCCCCGGACCCGCAgcggccccctcccctcttcctctggctcttcttcctcctcctcccagctcaGCGTGGCTACCCTGGGCCGTAGCCCCTCCCCAAAG AGTGTCCTCCTTGCCCAGAATGGCACGAGCAGCCTTCCTCGCAACCTGGCGGCCACGCTGCAGGACATTGAGACCAAGCGCCAGCTGGCCCTGCAGCAGAAGG GCGAGTCGCTTCCTGCCGAGCCCCCCCCAACCGACGACCCAGCAG GGCAGCAGGTGATCGAGGAGCAGCGGCGGCGCCTGGCCGAGCTGAAGCAGAAGGCTGCGGCCGAGGCGCAGTGCCAGTGGGATGCCCTGCACGGGGCGGCCCCCTTCCCGCCCGGCCCCTCGGGCTTCCCCCCGCTCATGCACCACTCCATCCTGCACCACCTGCCGGCCGGCCGAGAGCGCGGGGAGGACGGCGAGCACGCCTACGACACCCTGAGCCTGGAGAGCTCCGACAGCATGGAGACCAGCATCTCCACGGGCGGCACCTCGGCCTGCTCCCCGGACACCGTGTCCAG CGTGAGCGGCCTGGACGTGGGGAAGATCGAGGAGATGGAGAAGATGCTGAAAGAAGCGCACGCGGAGAAGAGCCGCCTCATGGAGTCGAGG GAGCGGGAGCTGGAGCTCCGGAGGCAGGCCCTGGAGGAGGAGCGGAGGCGGCGGGAGCAGGTGGAACGGAGGCTGCAGAGCGAGAGCGCCAGGAGGCAGCAGCTGGTGGAGAAGGAGGTCAAGATGCGGGAGAAACAGTTCTCCCAG GCACGACCCCTGACTCGCTACCTGCCAATCCGGAAGGAGGACTTTGATCTGAAGACCCACATTGAGTCGTCGGGCCACGGTGTCGATACCTGCCTGCACGTGGTGCTCAGCAGCAAG GTCTGCCGCGGCTACTTGGTCAAGATGGGGGGCAAGATTAAGTCGTGGAAGAAGCGCTGGTTTGTCTTCGACCGGCTCAAGCGCACCCTTTCCTATTATGTGG